The proteins below are encoded in one region of Catenulispora sp. GP43:
- a CDS encoding TetR/AcrR family transcriptional regulator translates to MAKPAAPNETPGAPTPPWERTPRKAKAPARTPLSQEAIVDTALRILESEGYDALSMRHVAAELGTGAASLYAHVANKDELLKLCIDRVFSEAEIPEPDPETWVEQLRETMRQTRRILQAHPGLARAMLGRVPMGPSGIRLVEGFMGLLRAGDLPDKVAAWAGDVVSLYVVASVFEDDVRFSVHGESTQEDVEAWADEMKDYIKALPVTAFPNLVALAEPMFETGGPDGRFEFGLDLMLRGLASHSRRGSAGEAAE, encoded by the coding sequence ATGGCCAAGCCAGCAGCACCGAACGAGACCCCCGGCGCCCCCACGCCGCCCTGGGAGCGCACGCCGCGCAAGGCCAAGGCCCCCGCGCGCACGCCGCTGAGCCAGGAGGCGATCGTCGACACGGCGCTGCGGATCCTGGAGTCCGAGGGCTACGACGCGCTGTCCATGCGCCACGTCGCCGCGGAGCTGGGCACCGGCGCGGCGTCCCTGTACGCGCACGTCGCCAACAAGGACGAGTTGCTGAAGCTGTGCATCGACCGGGTCTTCTCGGAGGCCGAGATCCCCGAGCCGGACCCCGAGACCTGGGTGGAGCAGCTCCGGGAGACGATGCGCCAGACCCGGCGGATCCTGCAGGCCCACCCCGGCCTGGCCCGCGCCATGCTCGGCCGGGTGCCGATGGGGCCGAGCGGGATCCGTCTCGTCGAGGGCTTCATGGGCCTGCTGCGGGCCGGCGACCTGCCGGACAAGGTGGCCGCGTGGGCCGGCGACGTGGTCTCGCTCTACGTGGTCGCGAGCGTTTTCGAGGACGACGTCCGGTTCTCCGTCCACGGCGAGAGCACGCAGGAGGACGTCGAGGCGTGGGCCGACGAGATGAAGGACTATATCAAGGCCCTGCCGGTCACGGCCTTCCCGAACCTGGTGGCGCTGGCCGAGCCGATGTTCGAGACCGGCGGCCCGGACGGCCGGTTCGAGTTCGGGCTCGATCTGATGTTGCGCGGCCTGGCTTCGCACTCGCGGCGGGGATCCGCCGGGGAGGCTGCGGAGTAG
- a CDS encoding G1 family glutamic endopeptidase: MSSPRRRTAAAVALSGAISAALLATPAAPAAVVDGTALTVVHGIRNSTSGNWSGYAATGGGFTSVSAGWTEPAVTCRSQTSYASFWIGLDGDGSNSVEQVGTESDCSGGRPVYSAWYEMYPSGPVGLTGPVSPGDAMHASVTSGGAGSFTLVLADRTRGWTRTVQAHLDNPALASAEVIAEAPSDAAGVLPLSDFGTAAFTGASADGTPLGAFRPDPITMANGGTTKAAPGPISASGDFTVTWRSG; encoded by the coding sequence ATGTCTTCTCCCCGCCGCCGGACCGCGGCCGCCGTAGCGCTGTCCGGCGCGATATCGGCTGCCCTGCTCGCCACCCCGGCAGCGCCCGCGGCCGTCGTGGACGGCACCGCTCTGACGGTCGTCCACGGTATCCGCAACAGCACGTCCGGGAACTGGTCCGGGTACGCCGCCACCGGCGGGGGCTTCACCTCCGTCAGCGCCGGCTGGACCGAGCCGGCCGTCACCTGCCGGTCGCAGACCTCGTACGCCTCGTTCTGGATCGGCCTGGACGGCGACGGCAGCAACTCGGTCGAGCAGGTCGGCACCGAGTCCGACTGCTCCGGCGGCCGCCCGGTCTACTCCGCGTGGTACGAGATGTACCCCAGCGGCCCGGTGGGCCTCACGGGCCCGGTCTCGCCCGGCGACGCCATGCACGCCTCGGTCACCTCCGGCGGAGCGGGGAGCTTCACCCTGGTCCTGGCCGACCGGACCAGGGGCTGGACCCGCACCGTCCAGGCCCACCTGGACAACCCGGCCCTGGCCTCGGCCGAGGTCATCGCCGAGGCGCCGTCCGACGCCGCCGGCGTGCTGCCGCTGTCCGACTTCGGGACCGCGGCGTTCACCGGCGCGAGTGCGGACGGCACCCCGCTCGGGGCGTTCCGTCCGGACCCGATCACCATGGCGAACGGCGGGACCACCAAGGCCGCGCCCGGCCCGATCTCGGCGTCCGGGGACTTCACGGTGACCTGGCGCTCCGGCTGA
- a CDS encoding DUF2510 domain-containing protein, translating into MTTDGQGPGPLPPGWYADPSGAPQVRYWTGRAWTERTRPDVQSWVHGPRLVDVPGVFAYGRDPEAAAAIRVSREARQRALRYLLYAPLAGVVLAVPASIILTTIGLNGALLWVVYLAAVLGACGWAGGWVPVGRVLWEQHGDRVRALAGAAKKRKAPPPPKPDMWLDLRQAGHVAAASRLDSAADHGELTDVDYVRVVRVIRQARGDQDRLAAVAAEIEDAGPHAWLHPSGQRDLPARLGEHDLMTGQVRLGVASASAKNPATHAGQTFALDAEVLRTSLLVIGPTGSGKTRSFARPIVELLGLQTLTNMASVVVIDPHGDYALPGFFDVDIDPLDPDSQWGFDLFGGARNPAEAADRLAGALLPPGVEPEADAAAHNGLDAALSWFREREGRYPTLKELIAELAESGPRLLVERLRLLDRPALVELFDGRGDRKFSMRQIDRPVRVRIALPEGAYPQAARILARLAVSQFVQTVSAPDVDRSIFKGLVVDDAGRFVDEYVVQGLQRARAANAGLILLAQSMREFPEDLRATVFANTGCKAVFAGIDPQDASYIADFWGKQWVAETTVTTGQENTTRSGTITGPPERSRSVKSMGRNAKRPGQLLALTGGSSVAQQRSVSTKPVERYVWSPSEIINEIPTGHALVSLSTAEGFRTPPVLVDLRG; encoded by the coding sequence GTGACGACTGATGGCCAGGGCCCCGGCCCGCTGCCGCCCGGCTGGTACGCCGACCCCTCCGGGGCGCCGCAGGTGCGCTACTGGACCGGGAGGGCATGGACCGAGCGCACCCGCCCCGACGTGCAGTCCTGGGTGCACGGCCCGCGGCTGGTGGACGTGCCGGGGGTGTTCGCCTACGGGCGCGACCCGGAGGCGGCCGCCGCGATCCGGGTCAGCCGCGAGGCGCGGCAACGGGCCCTGCGATACCTGCTCTACGCGCCGCTGGCCGGGGTGGTGCTGGCGGTGCCCGCGTCGATCATCCTCACCACGATCGGCCTGAACGGCGCGCTGCTCTGGGTGGTGTACCTCGCCGCGGTCCTGGGCGCCTGCGGCTGGGCCGGGGGCTGGGTGCCGGTGGGCCGGGTGCTGTGGGAGCAGCACGGCGACCGGGTGCGGGCGCTGGCGGGCGCGGCCAAGAAGCGCAAGGCCCCGCCGCCGCCCAAGCCGGACATGTGGCTGGACCTGCGCCAGGCCGGGCACGTCGCGGCGGCCAGCCGGCTGGACTCGGCCGCCGACCACGGCGAGCTCACCGACGTCGACTACGTCCGGGTGGTCCGGGTGATCCGGCAGGCCCGCGGCGACCAGGACCGGCTGGCCGCGGTGGCCGCCGAGATCGAGGACGCCGGCCCGCACGCCTGGCTGCACCCCTCCGGCCAGCGCGACCTGCCGGCCCGGCTGGGCGAGCACGACCTGATGACCGGGCAGGTGCGCCTGGGCGTGGCCTCGGCCTCGGCGAAGAACCCGGCGACCCACGCCGGCCAGACCTTCGCCCTGGACGCCGAGGTCCTGCGCACCTCGCTGCTGGTGATAGGGCCCACCGGCAGCGGCAAGACCCGCAGCTTCGCCCGGCCCATCGTGGAGCTGCTGGGCCTGCAGACGCTGACCAACATGGCCTCGGTCGTGGTCATCGACCCGCACGGCGACTACGCGCTGCCCGGCTTCTTCGACGTGGACATCGACCCGCTGGACCCGGACTCGCAGTGGGGCTTCGACCTCTTCGGCGGCGCGCGCAATCCGGCCGAGGCCGCCGACCGGCTGGCCGGCGCGCTGCTGCCGCCGGGGGTGGAGCCGGAGGCCGACGCGGCCGCGCACAACGGCCTGGACGCCGCGCTGAGCTGGTTCCGCGAGCGCGAGGGCCGCTACCCGACGCTCAAGGAGCTGATCGCCGAGCTCGCCGAGAGCGGCCCGCGGCTGCTGGTCGAGCGGCTGCGGCTGCTGGACCGGCCGGCGCTGGTCGAGCTGTTCGACGGCCGGGGCGACCGGAAGTTCTCGATGCGGCAGATCGACAGGCCGGTGCGGGTCCGCATCGCGCTGCCGGAGGGCGCCTACCCGCAGGCCGCGCGGATCCTGGCGCGCCTTGCGGTCTCCCAGTTCGTGCAGACCGTGTCCGCTCCGGACGTGGACCGCTCGATCTTCAAGGGCCTGGTCGTCGACGACGCCGGCCGCTTCGTCGACGAGTACGTGGTCCAGGGCCTGCAGCGGGCCCGGGCGGCCAACGCCGGGCTGATCCTGCTGGCCCAGTCCATGCGCGAGTTCCCGGAGGACCTGCGCGCCACGGTCTTCGCCAACACCGGCTGCAAGGCCGTGTTCGCGGGCATCGACCCGCAGGACGCGTCCTACATCGCCGATTTCTGGGGAAAGCAGTGGGTCGCCGAGACCACGGTGACCACCGGCCAGGAGAACACCACCCGCTCCGGCACCATCACCGGTCCGCCGGAGCGCTCCCGCAGCGTGAAGTCGATGGGCCGCAACGCCAAGCGGCCCGGCCAGCTGCTCGCGCTGACCGGGGGCTCGTCGGTGGCGCAGCAGCGCTCGGTGTCCACCAAGCCGGTGGAGCGCTACGTCTGGTCGCCCTCGGAGATCATCAACGAGATCCCGACCGGGCACGCGCTGGTGTCGCTGTCCACGGCCGAGGGGTTCCGGACGCCGCCGGTCCTGGTCGACCTGCGGGGGTAG
- the gabT gene encoding 4-aminobutyrate--2-oxoglutarate transaminase — MTELKQERRLVTEIPGPKSLALFERRNKVVARGVSTTLPVFVTDADGAVLLDADGNQLLDFGSGIAVTSVGHADTNVVRRASEQLAKFTHTCFMVTPYESYVAVCEALDELTPGDHEKRSALFNSGAEAVENAVKIARAYTKRQAVVVFDHGYHGRTNLTMALTAKVAPYKDGFGPFAPEVYRVPMAYPFRWPTGPDNAAAESLEQTKTLIEKQVGAHNVAAVLIEPIQGEGGFIVPPEGFLPGLAAWCKEKGIVFIADEIQSGFCRTGDWFAVDHEGVVPDLITTAKGIAGGLPLAAVTGRAEIMDAAGPGGLGGTYGGNPVACEGALGAIETMKEQDLAGKARKIEALMKDRLTKLAAADPRIGEVRGRGAMIAVELVKPGTKEPDAALAAAVAKKCHGEGVVILTCGTFGNVLRFLPSLVMSEALLDEGLTVIEEAFAAV; from the coding sequence ATGACCGAGCTCAAGCAGGAACGGCGTCTCGTCACCGAGATCCCCGGCCCGAAGTCCCTCGCGCTGTTCGAGCGGCGCAACAAGGTCGTCGCGCGCGGCGTCTCCACGACGCTGCCGGTGTTCGTCACCGACGCCGACGGCGCGGTGCTGCTGGACGCCGACGGCAACCAGCTGCTCGACTTCGGCTCCGGGATCGCGGTGACCTCGGTCGGGCACGCCGACACCAACGTCGTGCGCAGGGCCTCCGAGCAGCTGGCGAAGTTCACCCACACCTGCTTCATGGTCACCCCCTACGAGTCCTACGTCGCGGTCTGCGAGGCCCTGGACGAGCTCACCCCGGGTGACCACGAGAAGCGCTCGGCGCTGTTCAACTCCGGCGCCGAGGCCGTGGAGAACGCGGTCAAGATCGCCAGGGCGTACACCAAGCGGCAGGCCGTGGTGGTCTTCGACCACGGCTACCACGGCCGCACCAACCTCACGATGGCGCTGACCGCCAAGGTCGCCCCGTACAAGGACGGCTTCGGCCCGTTCGCCCCCGAGGTCTACCGCGTCCCGATGGCCTACCCCTTCCGCTGGCCCACCGGCCCGGACAACGCCGCGGCCGAGTCCTTGGAGCAGACCAAGACGCTGATCGAGAAGCAGGTCGGCGCGCACAACGTGGCCGCCGTCCTGATCGAGCCGATCCAGGGCGAGGGCGGCTTCATCGTCCCGCCGGAGGGCTTCCTGCCGGGCCTGGCCGCCTGGTGCAAGGAGAAGGGCATCGTCTTCATCGCCGACGAGATCCAGTCCGGCTTCTGCCGCACCGGCGACTGGTTCGCGGTCGACCACGAGGGCGTGGTCCCGGACCTGATCACCACCGCCAAGGGCATCGCCGGCGGCCTGCCGCTGGCCGCGGTCACCGGCCGCGCCGAGATCATGGACGCCGCCGGCCCCGGCGGCCTGGGCGGCACCTACGGCGGCAACCCGGTGGCCTGCGAGGGCGCGCTCGGCGCCATCGAGACCATGAAGGAGCAGGACCTGGCGGGCAAGGCGCGCAAGATCGAGGCGCTGATGAAGGACCGTCTGACCAAGCTGGCCGCCGCCGACCCGCGCATCGGCGAGGTCCGCGGCCGCGGCGCGATGATCGCCGTCGAGCTGGTCAAGCCGGGCACCAAGGAGCCGGACGCGGCCCTGGCCGCCGCGGTGGCGAAGAAGTGCCACGGCGAGGGCGTCGTGATCCTGACCTGCGGCACGTTCGGCAACGTCCTGCGCTTCCTGCCCTCGCTGGTGATGAGCGAGGCGCTGCTGGACGAGGGCCTGACGGTGATCGAGGAGGCCTTCGCCGCGGTCTGA
- a CDS encoding class F sortase: protein MSEPTVVGIPVGIPAGGAVAERAGRGTTAVRDAVPPTVDAAQPREGKPARKALPGVPPATEAGQPHEDSPARQALPSPLPATNTSQPREGLPDLAGTAHIASTASPGLPPATDSTTSPPPCTPSPIFHLIGEPTAPELPAATPESHIEVGVQGHGRVCTPAPPKPAGAPADVRHPGRVLAYASVAALVVGSGFLVRALTLADPVPPPVPPAWAGRTVGAVGHRAAPLGYARPTRITIARVGIHADVLALGLTPDGAVGVPPAKEPLTAAWYDRGPAPGQAGPAVITGHVDSRFAPGHRAAFYELGAVRPGDDVDVTRADKRVAVFRVDSVALVPKAGFPTREVYGPTRYAALRLITCGGRYDRRTGYADNVIVYAHLVGSR, encoded by the coding sequence ATGAGCGAGCCGACGGTGGTCGGCATCCCGGTCGGTATCCCGGCCGGCGGCGCGGTCGCGGAGCGGGCGGGCCGGGGCACGACAGCGGTCAGGGATGCGGTGCCGCCGACGGTCGACGCCGCGCAGCCTCGCGAGGGCAAGCCGGCGCGGAAAGCCTTGCCGGGAGTCCCGCCGGCGACCGAAGCCGGGCAGCCGCACGAGGACAGTCCTGCGCGCCAAGCTCTGCCGAGCCCGCTGCCCGCGACCAACACCAGCCAACCTCGCGAGGGCCTGCCCGACCTCGCCGGCACCGCACACATCGCCAGCACGGCTTCGCCGGGCCTGCCGCCGGCAACCGACTCCACCACCTCTCCCCCGCCATGCACCCCCAGCCCGATCTTCCACCTGATCGGCGAGCCCACCGCCCCCGAACTCCCCGCCGCCACACCCGAGTCCCACATCGAGGTCGGCGTCCAGGGCCACGGCCGCGTCTGCACCCCCGCTCCGCCAAAGCCGGCCGGCGCACCCGCCGACGTGCGGCATCCCGGCCGGGTGCTCGCGTACGCCTCCGTGGCGGCCCTGGTGGTCGGCTCCGGATTCCTCGTCCGGGCCCTGACCCTCGCCGATCCCGTGCCACCGCCGGTGCCGCCGGCGTGGGCGGGGCGGACCGTCGGCGCGGTGGGGCATCGGGCCGCGCCGCTGGGCTACGCGCGGCCGACGCGTATCACCATCGCGCGGGTCGGCATCCACGCCGATGTGCTCGCGCTCGGTCTGACCCCGGACGGCGCGGTCGGGGTGCCGCCGGCCAAGGAGCCGCTGACGGCCGCCTGGTACGACCGGGGCCCCGCGCCGGGGCAGGCCGGGCCCGCCGTCATCACCGGGCATGTCGATTCGCGGTTCGCGCCCGGGCACCGCGCCGCCTTCTACGAGCTCGGCGCGGTGCGCCCCGGCGACGACGTCGACGTGACGCGGGCCGACAAGCGGGTCGCGGTCTTCCGCGTCGACTCGGTCGCGCTGGTCCCGAAGGCCGGCTTCCCCACCCGCGAGGTCTACGGCCCCACCCGCTACGCCGCCCTGCGCCTCATCACCTGCGGCGGCCGCTACGACCGGCGGACCGGGTACGCCGACAACGTCATCGTCTACGCGCACCTCGTCGGCTCCCGCTGA
- a CDS encoding MFS transporter: MTSPADSGTTKSTAAQQAAEDARYGPRVAHEWMILGVVSLAQLMVVLDVTVVTIALPSAQQDLGFSNASRQWIVTAYALAFGSLLLVGGRFADLFGRRTALIGGLVGFGLASALAGIAPNVGVLIGGRALQGMFGALLAPAALSALTTTFTRPADRNRAFAVYGAVAGAGGAIGLLLGGLLTEYLNWRWTLFINLLIAAIALLGALAYVPNHRPAKRPSLDLPGTAYACSGLFLLVFGFSRAEAKGWSSPQSWVSLIIGCILLVVFVWWQRRAEHPLLPLRVPGERNRGASYLGMFVTGAGIFGVFLFLTYYMQQILTYSPVRTGLAFLPMVAMLMISAQIATISLLPRVGPRPVVPLGMLLGGIGMLWLTRLDLNSTYPAHVLPPLLVLGFGLGLIFAPAMAMATYGVRADDAGVASAMVNTCQQVGGSIGVALLSTLAASAATNYAKGKIPSSLVTAQANLHSYATAYRWSAAFFFVGTVVCFLLYRWGAPKGDPEAQSNAVPI, translated from the coding sequence ATGACATCTCCGGCGGACAGCGGCACTACAAAATCCACCGCCGCACAGCAGGCCGCGGAGGACGCCCGGTACGGCCCGCGCGTGGCCCACGAGTGGATGATCCTGGGCGTGGTGAGCCTGGCCCAGCTGATGGTGGTGCTGGACGTGACCGTCGTGACCATCGCCCTGCCGTCCGCACAGCAGGACCTGGGCTTCAGCAACGCCTCGCGCCAGTGGATCGTCACCGCCTACGCGCTCGCCTTCGGCTCGCTGCTGCTCGTCGGCGGCCGCTTCGCCGACCTGTTCGGGCGGCGGACGGCGCTGATCGGCGGGCTGGTCGGGTTCGGGCTGGCCTCGGCCCTGGCCGGGATCGCGCCGAACGTCGGGGTGCTGATCGGCGGACGGGCGCTGCAGGGGATGTTCGGCGCGCTGCTCGCGCCGGCCGCGCTGAGCGCGCTGACCACCACCTTCACCCGTCCGGCGGATCGGAACCGGGCGTTCGCGGTGTACGGGGCGGTCGCCGGCGCCGGCGGCGCCATCGGGCTGCTGCTCGGCGGGCTGCTCACCGAGTACCTGAACTGGCGCTGGACGCTGTTCATCAACCTGCTCATCGCCGCCATCGCACTGCTCGGCGCGCTGGCCTACGTGCCGAACCACCGGCCCGCGAAGCGCCCGTCCCTGGACCTGCCGGGCACCGCCTACGCCTGTTCCGGGTTGTTCCTGCTGGTCTTCGGCTTCTCGCGGGCCGAGGCGAAGGGCTGGAGCTCGCCGCAGTCCTGGGTCAGCCTGATCATCGGCTGCATACTGCTCGTCGTCTTCGTCTGGTGGCAGAGACGGGCCGAGCACCCGCTGCTGCCGCTGCGGGTGCCGGGCGAGCGCAACCGCGGCGCGTCCTACCTCGGCATGTTCGTCACCGGCGCCGGGATCTTCGGCGTCTTCCTGTTCCTGACCTACTACATGCAGCAGATCCTCACCTACTCCCCGGTCAGGACCGGCCTGGCCTTCCTGCCGATGGTCGCCATGCTGATGATCTCCGCGCAGATCGCGACGATCAGCCTGCTGCCGAGGGTGGGCCCGCGCCCCGTGGTGCCGCTGGGCATGCTGCTCGGCGGGATCGGCATGCTGTGGCTGACCCGGCTGGACCTGAACAGCACCTACCCCGCGCACGTCCTGCCGCCGCTGCTGGTGCTCGGCTTCGGCCTGGGCCTGATCTTCGCCCCGGCGATGGCCATGGCCACCTACGGCGTGCGCGCCGACGACGCCGGCGTCGCCTCCGCGATGGTCAACACCTGCCAGCAGGTGGGCGGCTCCATCGGCGTCGCCCTGCTGTCCACGCTGGCCGCCAGCGCCGCGACGAACTACGCCAAGGGCAAGATCCCCTCCTCGCTGGTCACGGCGCAGGCCAACCTGCACAGCTACGCCACCGCCTACCGCTGGTCCGCCGCGTTCTTCTTCGTCGGAACGGTGGTCTGCTTCCTGCTCTACCGATGGGGCGCGCCGAAGGGCGATCCAGAAGCGCAGAGCAACGCCGTGCCCATATAA
- a CDS encoding ABC transporter ATP-binding protein, with the protein MIEIEGLSKRYGDRYAVRDLTFSVRPGRVTGFLGPNGAGKSTTMRAVLGLDLPTSGRIRVDGRPYAALERPLTHVGMLLDAGGVHPGRSARQHLRAVAAAGRLPERRVDEVLARVGLTDVARDRVGGFSLGMRQRLGIATALLGDPGILMFDEPVNGLDPEGIRWIRDLMKGLAAEGRTVFVSSHLMSEMENTADHLVVIGRGRLIADIPARELIDRYSGGSLSVRTDDPGRLITVLAAAGAQVTPEGADTVRVVGLAGDAVARLAHGAGVLVLEAARQATSLEDAYLRLTDAAVEYRGARA; encoded by the coding sequence ATGATCGAGATCGAAGGTCTGAGCAAGCGCTACGGCGACCGATACGCGGTGCGCGACCTGACGTTCAGCGTGCGTCCGGGGCGGGTGACCGGGTTCCTGGGGCCGAACGGGGCCGGCAAGTCCACCACCATGCGCGCGGTCCTCGGGCTGGACCTGCCGACGTCCGGCCGGATCCGGGTCGACGGCCGGCCCTACGCCGCGCTGGAGCGGCCGTTGACCCATGTCGGCATGCTGCTCGACGCTGGGGGAGTGCATCCCGGCCGCAGCGCGCGGCAGCATCTGCGCGCCGTGGCCGCCGCCGGAAGGCTTCCGGAGCGGCGGGTGGACGAGGTGCTGGCCCGGGTCGGGCTGACCGACGTGGCCCGGGACCGGGTCGGCGGCTTCAGCCTCGGCATGCGGCAGCGGCTGGGGATCGCGACCGCCCTGCTCGGCGATCCCGGGATCCTGATGTTCGACGAGCCGGTCAACGGTCTCGACCCGGAGGGCATCCGCTGGATCAGGGACCTGATGAAGGGGTTGGCGGCCGAGGGGCGCACGGTGTTCGTCTCCAGCCACCTGATGAGCGAGATGGAGAACACCGCCGACCACCTGGTGGTGATCGGGCGGGGCCGGCTGATCGCCGACATCCCGGCGCGTGAGCTGATCGATCGTTACAGCGGCGGGTCTTTGAGCGTGCGCACCGATGACCCCGGCCGGCTGATCACGGTGCTGGCGGCGGCCGGGGCCCAGGTCACGCCCGAAGGCGCGGACACGGTGCGGGTGGTCGGGCTGGCCGGCGACGCCGTGGCACGACTCGCGCACGGGGCCGGTGTGCTGGTGCTGGAGGCGGCGCGGCAGGCGACGTCGTTGGAGGACGCCTATCTGCGGCTGACCGATGCCGCGGTCGAGTACCGGGGAGCGAGGGCGTGA
- a CDS encoding sensor histidine kinase, whose translation MADVAARPVPLAPRIRRMRPWHWIALDAVVALMFLLPVGSGRTRGPAHQNPWLSVLVLAVTLVFLARRRYPMTVCLLLTAATVALATSAPPYDGYGPFAMMFALYTVATTRPGRVTVLASAGVLAVALVILTGLHYPPSVVALSGVAIGVAPSLTGYGVRQQRQYRSAMAAVRARRIEAEVASRMAEERLRIARELHDVVAHALSLITVQAGVAVFREHEAEQMRTTLTAIEETGRTAMGDMRRLLGVLRGAPAPSTDEPPASGPEPAPDREPVPDLPDIGALIAQAAQAGLRITLREEGERRTVPAAVGLAVYRIVQESLTNILRHARTGSGSVLLRFEPHEVAVTIADPPPPDGLPPAPVGPPGHGLRGMAERAALFGGTFSAGPADGGGFAVTARFPA comes from the coding sequence ATGGCCGACGTCGCGGCACGCCCCGTCCCGCTCGCCCCACGAATACGCCGGATGCGCCCCTGGCACTGGATCGCGCTGGACGCCGTGGTGGCGCTGATGTTCCTGCTGCCGGTGGGGTCGGGCCGGACGCGCGGCCCGGCGCATCAGAACCCGTGGTTGTCGGTGCTGGTCCTCGCGGTGACGCTGGTCTTCCTGGCCCGCCGCCGCTACCCGATGACCGTCTGCCTGCTGCTCACCGCCGCGACCGTCGCGCTGGCCACGTCCGCGCCGCCCTACGACGGCTACGGGCCGTTCGCGATGATGTTCGCGCTCTACACCGTCGCCACGACCCGCCCGGGCCGCGTCACCGTGCTGGCCTCCGCCGGGGTCCTGGCGGTGGCACTGGTGATCTTGACCGGCCTGCACTACCCGCCGTCGGTCGTCGCGCTCAGCGGGGTCGCGATCGGCGTCGCGCCGTCCCTGACCGGCTATGGCGTGCGCCAGCAACGGCAGTACCGCTCGGCCATGGCCGCGGTGCGCGCCCGCAGGATCGAGGCCGAGGTCGCCTCCAGAATGGCCGAGGAGAGACTGCGCATCGCGCGGGAACTACACGACGTGGTGGCGCACGCACTCAGCCTGATCACCGTGCAGGCCGGGGTCGCCGTGTTCCGCGAGCACGAGGCCGAGCAGATGCGCACGACACTGACCGCGATCGAGGAGACCGGCCGGACGGCGATGGGCGACATGCGCCGGCTGCTCGGCGTCCTGCGCGGCGCGCCGGCCCCGAGCACCGACGAGCCCCCGGCATCGGGTCCCGAACCGGCACCAGACCGCGAACCGGTACCGGACCTGCCCGACATCGGCGCCCTCATCGCCCAGGCGGCACAGGCGGGTCTGCGCATCACCCTGCGGGAGGAGGGCGAGCGCCGAACCGTCCCCGCCGCCGTGGGCCTGGCGGTGTACCGGATCGTGCAGGAGTCGCTGACCAACATCCTGCGACACGCCCGGACCGGTTCCGGCTCGGTGCTGCTGCGATTCGAGCCGCACGAGGTGGCCGTGACGATCGCCGATCCCCCGCCGCCCGACGGCCTGCCGCCCGCTCCCGTGGGCCCGCCCGGGCACGGCCTGCGCGGCATGGCCGAGCGCGCCGCGCTGTTCGGCGGCACGTTCTCGGCCGGGCCCGCGGACGGCGGCGGATTCGCGGTCACGGCGAGGTTCCCCGCGTGA
- a CDS encoding response regulator: MSRILIADDQALLRASLRALVNGYDGCVVVGEAANGAQAVELAAALRPDLVLMDVRMPVLDGIEATRRITAADPAVRVLILTTFDLDEYVYEGLLAGASGFLLKDSPPADLVKAVEVIRGGEALLTPAATRRLITEFVKGRKARTHAAPPPNTGALDHLTAREREVLTLVARGLSNTEIGAELFVSMSTVKTHMSALLAKLGARDRAQLVIRAYEAGVVRAG; encoded by the coding sequence GTGAGCCGCATCCTGATCGCCGACGACCAGGCGCTGCTGCGCGCCTCGCTGCGGGCCCTGGTCAACGGCTACGACGGCTGCGTGGTGGTCGGCGAGGCCGCGAACGGCGCGCAGGCCGTGGAACTGGCCGCCGCCCTGCGCCCCGACCTGGTGCTGATGGACGTGCGGATGCCGGTCCTGGACGGCATCGAGGCCACCCGCCGGATCACCGCGGCCGATCCGGCGGTCAGGGTCCTGATCCTGACCACCTTCGACCTCGACGAGTACGTCTACGAGGGCCTGCTCGCCGGCGCCAGCGGCTTCCTGCTCAAGGACTCGCCGCCGGCCGACCTGGTCAAGGCGGTCGAGGTGATCCGCGGCGGCGAGGCCCTGCTGACCCCGGCCGCGACCCGTCGGCTGATCACCGAGTTCGTCAAAGGACGCAAGGCTAGAACCCACGCGGCACCACCACCGAATACCGGCGCCCTGGACCACCTGACCGCCCGCGAACGCGAGGTCCTGACCCTCGTCGCGCGCGGCCTGTCGAACACCGAGATCGGTGCCGAGCTCTTCGTCTCGATGTCGACCGTCAAGACCCACATGTCGGCGCTGCTGGCCAAACTCGGCGCCCGCGACCGGGCCCAGCTGGTGATCCGCGCCTATGAAGCCGGCGTGGTGCGCGCGGGATAG